The genomic region ATTGAATTATCACTAGCAGGTTCAACAGTTAATGAAAAGTCGTTTGTACCAGTTTCTTCAGGATTCTCTGTTGTTTCATTCTTCTTCCTGCTCGATAAAACTATGTTAATATCAGCACTGTATCTGAGATCCTCACCAACATTAactttatcatttaaacTGTTGTTGGGATCATCGTTTGATTTCTTAATCTTAATGTAATCACGTTTAAGCTTAACTTTGATGGGTTCAATACAGAGTCTGTTCAATTCGTCAATAGCTTCGTATATCTCTTTCAATTCTTTCTTACTCGTCAGACTCAATGAATGGTTATAGTCCTCAGTGCCCAACTCCAATGACTGAGGCATGTCCCAGTCTGGAGGGAACTCTAGTGAATCTGATGATGTATATTCTTCTGTGGGCTCAATTTCTTTCATTAACTCGTCAAACACTACAGTAACATCTCTCCTTATTGTTTTGCGGGAACCCTTCAAGCAACGTCTCTTCTTCTTATGCCTTCCAGGTTTCACTTTACCAGATGGTAAaggtaataattttttctcaGCATTTTTTTCAGGAAAAAGTTTATCGATCTTTATAGGTCCGTTACCACTATTTGAGCTATTACTTTTCATTCTTTTAAAACCCATCTTTAGATTAAAATTCCCCCCttggataaattattgtaaattaCTAGATTTgagttaaaaattaaaactgGCTTTAAATACACGAATATACTGAATTTCACATcaatattaacaatatttgctaaaaattaaataaaaataaacatgAATAGTAATGATTATTAACACACATATTTATATGcaaattttgtatatatactaGCATATACATGTGCATTCAATGAATGTAAATATGTATAGAAGcaaaaaaattaactttaatGTGCATTTAATCAGGACttaaataacatttaaatCAAGTTTTGTAAGGATATGCCCTAGTTCTCGTACACATTAAGCATGTTAGAAATGCTAGATTACCCTTGACAGTTTTAGATCTATTGGTATCCGAATTATTAACAGGATCAGGTGGTTCAGTAGTATGTGAATTTAAGCCTTGAACGAAGTATGTGTAACAGCCTTTGCAAAATTTCCTCTTAACTTTGGGACTTAACCTTATTAGGTGTTTTTCGCAAACCTCAACCAGTTCCTTGATGTAGAAACGACTCAAATTGGGGTTACTAGTTGAAAAAAATTGAGCAGATTTCAAGAGAAAACAAACTCTTTGACCAAACTTATTCTTTTCAGAAggtttattatatttttttgatttaaacGTGAAGATTGAGTCGAGATTATCGAAATCGATCTCAGCTgacattaaaatttaaaattataaatttctgcattaaaaataaataattctataattaaattattaattaatatacaataaatttattttaattttgatatttattgaaatattttcCCCACGCTTATATtgttacacatttattatgGATGTCGTTTAATCTcagaaattaatttacacattttcttattttcaTGTTTTATTAGTCATTTGACTAATTTTGCCCATATGATTAtcttatatatttatgtattaCTAATCCattcatatatatttgtaaatgaaataaagtCTGTTTATTCACTCTATGATTACTCtattaataacaattttcttcatttaaatGATTTGTAGGTTTAATTTCTAgtcattaattttactaattttcAGGTCATTTCACTGTGATAGAGAATCTCCAGATTCTTATCCTTACCAAGAGGCTCTCATTAAGTTGGTTTTTCTTTAATTAACTGTTATTTACATTATGATCAGATGTGCTGAGGAAAATGACTGTGTTTGTGTTAGAGTAGATGAGTTTGACGTGTATAACGAGAGTTTTGGCTTATCTAAACTCTGCTACTCTTCAAATTTATCTGACCTTTATCCCCTGTTAAACGGACGGGTTTGTGTAAACATTATCAAAATTCTTTAGGTTTCTGTTAAGGCTAACAGGAGTTCGttttatttctaatttctTAGTTTCAGGAACTCTATCCTCTCTATTTAACATTAACTTGAATCGCAAAGGTTCATTTCCTTAATCTCATTTTTTCAGGCATTTGTAAACAATCTCAAATTATTGGCACTCTTGACACAGTTTCTTCCTATTCTCATGCCGTCAGTatgttttatataattaaactgtttatattttatttgttagGAGAATGTAAGAGGTTAAGTTGTGACTTTTTTACTTTAAGGTTTTTTAAgcctaaaattttaaacacaAGTTTTGACAAGTAATTTATCTATTTTTTCATTGTTAATAGGGA from Theileria annulata chromosome 1, complete sequence, *** SEQUENCING IN PROGRESS *** harbors:
- a CDS encoding uncharacterized protein (Tap349e08.q2ks7.cand.115 - score = 32.19); its protein translation is MGFKRMKSNSSNSGNGPIKIDKLFPEKNAEKKLLPLPSGKVKPGRHKKKRRCLKGSRKTIRRDVTVVFDELMKEIEPTEEYTSSDSLEFPPDWDMPQSLELGTEDYNHSLSLTSKKELKEIYEAIDELNRLCIEPIKVKLKRDYIKIKKSNDDPNNSLNDKVNVGEDLRYSADINIVLSSRKKNETTENPEETGTNDFSLTVEPASDNSISEECCGKNSCVTNNSDLQISHFSSDSVRTLDNSENNDLSNKEPVSDEDVSNNPDTAEDHCYNSSSTGNWGVELDDNNNPIYSRTLFYRFYEPFTEYDYNFNSSTQHSFNPPYTKCSSPSKLGFDSVESLNNSLNAPCEIIIKPPVSIGRSISFRSNVCKSVLSKDRFISGTVFQINWFNPRRKKSRSFLTCCT
- a CDS encoding uncharacterized protein (Tap349e08.q2ks7.cand.115 - score = 32.19) — protein: MSAEIDFDNLDSIFTFKSKKYNKPSEKNKFGQRVCFLLKSAQFFSTSNPNLSRFYIKELVEVCEKHLIRLSPKVKRKFCKGCYTYFVQGLNSHTTEPPDPVNNSDTNRSKTVKGNLAFLTCLMCTRTRAYPYKT